TCAGGCTGAGGCCCAGCAGAAGGCCGGGGAGGAAAGCGGACAGCATGGTGGGCCACCTTGGTTGCGGAGGCGGCTTCACTAGCACGGCGGACCGGATTAGCATGCTTAAAGATGATCAGCTTGATTAAGGAATGCTAATCCGTGCTCGATTACGCCCTGCTCTCCGCCCTGGCGGCCGTCATCCGCACCGGCAGCTTCGAACGGGCGGCGCAGCAGCTTCACGTCACCCCCTCGGCGGTATCGCAGCGCGTCAAGCTCCTGGAGGAGAGGCTGGGGACGATCCTGGTGGTGCGCGGCTCCCCCTGCGCCGGCACGCCCGCGGGTCAGCGCCTGTGCCAGCACGTGGAGCAGGTGGCCCTGCTGGAGAGCGAGTTGCGCGAGGAGCTTCCGGGCATCCGGCACGCCGGGCCGCCGGTGACCGTCCGCATCGCGGTGAACGCCGACAGCCTCGCCACCTGGTTCGTCGCCGCGATGGCCGAGACGCGGGACTGCCTGTTCGACCTCGTCATCGACGACCAGGAGCACAGCGCGGACTGGTTGCGCCGGGGCGAGGTCCTGGCGGCCGTGACGTCCGGCGCCAAGCCGGTGCAAGGCTGCGACAGCACGCCGCTGGGCGCGTTGCGCTACGTCGCGACCGCCAGCCCGGAGTTCGTCCGCCGGCATTTCCCCGGCGGGGTGCATGCCGGGTCCCTCGCCCATGCGCCGTGCCTGACCTTCGACAGCAAGGACCGGCTGCAGACGCTAT
This is a stretch of genomic DNA from Skermanella sp. TT6. It encodes these proteins:
- a CDS encoding LysR family transcriptional regulator ArgP; the encoded protein is MLDYALLSALAAVIRTGSFERAAQQLHVTPSAVSQRVKLLEERLGTILVVRGSPCAGTPAGQRLCQHVEQVALLESELREELPGIRHAGPPVTVRIAVNADSLATWFVAAMAETRDCLFDLVIDDQEHSADWLRRGEVLAAVTSGAKPVQGCDSTPLGALRYVATASPEFVRRHFPGGVHAGSLAHAPCLTFDSKDRLQTLWTRQVFGAEIAPATHWLPSSQAFIDAALVGLGWGMNPEMLVADHLRTGRLVALVPDQPLDVPLFWQRSRIASSRLGDITRAVLRTAGAMLE